From Phragmites australis chromosome 5, lpPhrAust1.1, whole genome shotgun sequence, a single genomic window includes:
- the LOC133917498 gene encoding WRKY transcription factor WRKY51-like isoform X2 — MITMDDPMSCSRGSVPVDEEGRQTTMGDGQEVADQLAVSRLRTVVSTLHRRTGHARFRRGPVVVQHQTDQPSGSAPAGALEMARSCEGFSASASTSSSLPSTTLTSVTAGEGSVSNGRAQLPSASGHAAGRPPMQSASEYHPGRLESSCHDRARSENDAAGGKPHGGRCHCSKKRKSRVRRTIRVPAISSRNADIPPDDYSWRKYGQKPIKGSPYPRGYYKCSTVRGCPARKHVERDPGEPAMLIVTYDGDHRHDDPDWSASATAGAQTEHTLTS; from the exons ATGATCACcatggatgatccgatgagctGCAGCCGTGGTAGCGTTCCAGTCGACGAGGAGGGTCGACAGACGACGATGGGTGACGGCCAGGAAGTTGCCGACCAGCTGGCCGTGTCCAGGCTCCGGACCGTGGTGTCCACGCTCCACCGCCGCACCGGCCACGCGCGCTTCCGCCGCGGCCCCGTCGTGGTTCAGCATCAGACGGATCAGCCGTCCGGGAGCGCGCCCGCCGGGGCGCTAGAGATGGCGCGGTCGTGCGAGGGGTTCAGCGCGTCTGCCTCAACCAGCTCGTCTCTCCCGTCGACAACGCTGACGAGTGTTACCGCCGGCGAAGGGAGCGTGTCCAACGGCCGCGCCCAGCTCCCTTCTGCCAGTGGCCACGCTGCGGGACGGCCGCCGATGCAGTCTGCGTCCGAGTACCATCCCGGCCGGCTCGAAAGCAGTTGCCACGACCGCGCGCGCTCCGAGAACGACGCAGCCGGTGGCAAACCGCACGGCGGCCGCTGCCACTGCTCCAAGAAACG GAAATCGCGCGTGAGGCGGACCATCCGCGTGCCGGCGATCAGCTCCCGGAACGCCGACATCCCGCCGGACGACTACTCGTGGCGCAAGTACGGCCAGAAGCCCATCAAGGGCTCGCCTTACCCCCG GGGTTACTACAAGTGCAGCACGGTGCGCGGGTGCCCGGCGCGGAAGCACGTGGAGCGCGACCCCGGCGAGCCGGCCATGCTCATCGTCACCTACGACGGGGACCACCGCCACGACGACCCCGACTGGAGTGCCAGCGCCACCGCTGGTGCGCAGACGGAGCACACGTTGACTAGCTGA
- the LOC133917498 gene encoding WRKY transcription factor WRKY51-like isoform X3, producing MITMDDPMSCSRGSVPVDEEGRQTTMGDGQEVADQLAVSRLRTVVSTLHRRTGHARFRRGPVVVQHQTDQPSGSAPAGALEMARSCEGFSASASTSSSLPSTTLTSVTAGEGSVSNGRAQLPSASGHAAGRPPMQSASEYHPGRLESSCHDRARSENDAAGGKPHGGRCHCSKKRNSRKSRVRRTIRVPAISSRNADIPPDDYSWRKGYYKCSTVRGCPARKHVERDPGEPAMLIVTYDGDHRHDDPDWSASATAGAQTEHTLTS from the exons ATGATCACcatggatgatccgatgagctGCAGCCGTGGTAGCGTTCCAGTCGACGAGGAGGGTCGACAGACGACGATGGGTGACGGCCAGGAAGTTGCCGACCAGCTGGCCGTGTCCAGGCTCCGGACCGTGGTGTCCACGCTCCACCGCCGCACCGGCCACGCGCGCTTCCGCCGCGGCCCCGTCGTGGTTCAGCATCAGACGGATCAGCCGTCCGGGAGCGCGCCCGCCGGGGCGCTAGAGATGGCGCGGTCGTGCGAGGGGTTCAGCGCGTCTGCCTCAACCAGCTCGTCTCTCCCGTCGACAACGCTGACGAGTGTTACCGCCGGCGAAGGGAGCGTGTCCAACGGCCGCGCCCAGCTCCCTTCTGCCAGTGGCCACGCTGCGGGACGGCCGCCGATGCAGTCTGCGTCCGAGTACCATCCCGGCCGGCTCGAAAGCAGTTGCCACGACCGCGCGCGCTCCGAGAACGACGCAGCCGGTGGCAAACCGCACGGCGGCCGCTGCCACTGCTCCAAGAAACG CAACAGCAGGAAATCGCGCGTGAGGCGGACCATCCGCGTGCCGGCGATCAGCTCCCGGAACGCCGACATCCCGCCGGACGACTACTCGTGGCGCAA GGGTTACTACAAGTGCAGCACGGTGCGCGGGTGCCCGGCGCGGAAGCACGTGGAGCGCGACCCCGGCGAGCCGGCCATGCTCATCGTCACCTACGACGGGGACCACCGCCACGACGACCCCGACTGGAGTGCCAGCGCCACCGCTGGTGCGCAGACGGAGCACACGTTGACTAGCTGA
- the LOC133917498 gene encoding WRKY transcription factor WRKY51-like isoform X1 translates to MITMDDPMSCSRGSVPVDEEGRQTTMGDGQEVADQLAVSRLRTVVSTLHRRTGHARFRRGPVVVQHQTDQPSGSAPAGALEMARSCEGFSASASTSSSLPSTTLTSVTAGEGSVSNGRAQLPSASGHAAGRPPMQSASEYHPGRLESSCHDRARSENDAAGGKPHGGRCHCSKKRRKSRVRRTIRVPAISSRNADIPPDDYSWRKYGQKPIKGSPYPRGYYKCSTVRGCPARKHVERDPGEPAMLIVTYDGDHRHDDPDWSASATAGAQTEHTLTS, encoded by the exons ATGATCACcatggatgatccgatgagctGCAGCCGTGGTAGCGTTCCAGTCGACGAGGAGGGTCGACAGACGACGATGGGTGACGGCCAGGAAGTTGCCGACCAGCTGGCCGTGTCCAGGCTCCGGACCGTGGTGTCCACGCTCCACCGCCGCACCGGCCACGCGCGCTTCCGCCGCGGCCCCGTCGTGGTTCAGCATCAGACGGATCAGCCGTCCGGGAGCGCGCCCGCCGGGGCGCTAGAGATGGCGCGGTCGTGCGAGGGGTTCAGCGCGTCTGCCTCAACCAGCTCGTCTCTCCCGTCGACAACGCTGACGAGTGTTACCGCCGGCGAAGGGAGCGTGTCCAACGGCCGCGCCCAGCTCCCTTCTGCCAGTGGCCACGCTGCGGGACGGCCGCCGATGCAGTCTGCGTCCGAGTACCATCCCGGCCGGCTCGAAAGCAGTTGCCACGACCGCGCGCGCTCCGAGAACGACGCAGCCGGTGGCAAACCGCACGGCGGCCGCTGCCACTGCTCCAAGAAACG CAGGAAATCGCGCGTGAGGCGGACCATCCGCGTGCCGGCGATCAGCTCCCGGAACGCCGACATCCCGCCGGACGACTACTCGTGGCGCAAGTACGGCCAGAAGCCCATCAAGGGCTCGCCTTACCCCCG GGGTTACTACAAGTGCAGCACGGTGCGCGGGTGCCCGGCGCGGAAGCACGTGGAGCGCGACCCCGGCGAGCCGGCCATGCTCATCGTCACCTACGACGGGGACCACCGCCACGACGACCCCGACTGGAGTGCCAGCGCCACCGCTGGTGCGCAGACGGAGCACACGTTGACTAGCTGA